In Equus asinus isolate D_3611 breed Donkey chromosome 13, EquAss-T2T_v2, whole genome shotgun sequence, one DNA window encodes the following:
- the HEXIM2 gene encoding LOW QUALITY PROTEIN: protein HEXIM2 (The sequence of the model RefSeq protein was modified relative to this genomic sequence to represent the inferred CDS: deleted 1 base in 1 codon; substituted 1 base at 1 genomic stop codon), whose amino-acid sequence MLIRLPKLEELQSPAGIALPGVTSXRHLLKDLEFQKKVATPKQTNCNTESPAALEAAKTSGAPGSPTTPPEPHDPGGSLPLTPQMESRLEEEDPPGTGGGLGWKTRGPWTRSPGSCSGEAVLGRKRHRRRPSKRRRHWRPYLELSWAEKRQQDERQGQRASRVREEMFAKGQPVAPYNTTQFLMNDRDPEEPNLDVPHGASHPGSSGDSDGGQVHGEFQQRDFSEAYERYHTERLQGLSKQELVQDYLDLERRLSQAEEETRRLQQLQGCISRQPCRQVEELAAEVERLRTENQRLRQENEMWNREGSRHNGEPGT is encoded by the exons ATGTTGATCCGCCTGCCCAAGCTAGAAGAACTACAATCCCCAGCAGGCATCGCGCTGCCAG GTGTCACTAGTTAAAGGCATCTGCTGAAAGATTTGGAA TTTCAGAAGAAGGTGGCTACTCCGAAGCAGACTAACTGTAATACAGAGTCACCAGCAGCCCTGGAGGCGGCCAAG ACTTCTGGCGCCCCTGGGAGCCCCACAACCCCCCCTGAGCCTCATGACCCTGGTGGTTCCCTGCCCCTGACACCCCAGATGGAAAGCCGCTTGGAGGAGGAAGATCCTCCTGGGACTGGCGGTGGCCTGGGCTGGAAAACTAGGGGTCCCTGGACCCGGAGCCCAGGGAGCTGCTCGGGAGAGGCCGTGCTGGGCCGGAAGAGGCACCGACGGCGGCCATCCAAGCGCAGGCGGCACTGGCGGCCCTATCTGGAACTGAGCTGGGCTGAGAAGCGACAGCAGGATGAGAGGCAGGGCCAGAGAGCCTCCCGAGTCCGTGAGGAGATGTTCGCCAAAGGCCAGCCCGTGGCCCCCTACAATACCACCCAGTTCCTGATGAATGACCGAGACCCTGAGGAGCCCAACCTGGATGTGCCCCATGGGGCCTCCCACCCAGGCTCCAGCGGGGACAGCGACGGGGGCCAAGTTCACGGTGAGTTCCAGCAGAGGGATTTCTCGGAGGCTTACGAGCGCTACCACACCGAGCGCCTCCAGGGCCTCAGCAAGCAGGAGCTGGTGCAAGACTACTTGGATCTGGAGAGGCGGCTGTCACAGGCCGAGGAGGAGACAAGGAGACTGCAGCAGCTGCAAGGGTGCATCAGCCGGCAGCCCTGTCGCCAGGTGGAGGAGCTGGCTGCTGAGGTAGAGAGGCTCCGCACGGAGAACCAGCGGCTTCGGCAGGAGAACGAGATGTGGAACCGAGAGGGCAGCCGCCACAATGGAGAGCCGGGCACCTAG